The DNA sequence CCGGCGACGATCTCCGGCGTGACGATCGGCACCGCGAGGAGCGCCTCGAGGAGCGCCCGACCGCGGAACCTGCCACGCGCCAAGGCCAGCGCGGCGCCGGTGCCGAGTGCCGTCGCGAGCAGCGTCGAGATCGTGCCGACCACCAGCGACGTCCAGAGTGCGCGGAGCAGGTCGGGCCGTTCGAGCAGCCGCGTATACCATCCGATCGTGAAGCCATCCCAGCGCGCCCCGGTGCGCGACGCGTTGAAGCTCCATGCGATCAGCAGCAGCAGCGGAAGGTGCATCGCGAAGAGCCCGAGGCCCGCCACCGCCCCGACGAGGCGCCGGCTCATGCCAGCGACTCGTCGCGCGCCCAGCGGAGTCGCACCAGCATCCCCACGAGCACCACTGCCATCAGCAGGAACGCCAGCGCGGAGCCGAAGGGCCAATTGCGCCCCGAGGTGAACTGGTTCTGGATCAGGTTGCCGATCAGCACCACCTTCGCGCCACCCAGCAGATCCGACGTCAGGAACGAGCCGAGCGTCGGAATGAAGACCAACAACGCCCCGGCGATCACCCCCGGCAGCGTGAGCGGCCAGGTGACGCGCACGAACCGCCGCCATTCGGTCGCGCCGAGTGCCTCGGCGGCCTCGAGCAGCACGGGGTCGAGCTTCTCGAGCGAGGCATAGATCGGCAAGACCGCGAACGGGATGCTGCACGTCACCAGTCCGAAGAGCACCGCACCCGTGGTGTAGAGCAGCTGGACCGGCTCGGCGGTGACCCCGAGCGCCATCAGCAACTGGTTGAGCGGGCCGGTATCACGAAGCAGGAAGACGGTCGCGTACGTGCGCACGAGAAACGAAGTCCAGAATGGCAACACGACGAGCAACAGCAGCAGCGACCGCCACCGCGTGGCGCGGGCGATCACCAGCGCGATCGGATACGCGAGCAACAGCGTCAACAGCGTGGTCACCGCGGCGATCAGCAGCGAGTTGGAGAGGATGGTGAGGTAGAGCGGATCGAGCAGACGCACCACGGAGACGGTGGTCCACCCTGGATAGACGCCGCCCAG is a window from the Gemmatimonadota bacterium genome containing:
- a CDS encoding ABC transporter permease, with translation MRRRLLAALRRVPALEATAALLPAASWMLLWFGVPIAIMATYALRPRHLLGGVYPGWTTVSVVRLLDPLYLTILSNSLLIAAVTTLLTLLLAYPIALVIARATRWRSLLLLLVVLPFWTSFLVRTYATVFLLRDTGPLNQLLMALGVTAEPVQLLYTTGAVLFGLVTCSIPFAVLPIYASLEKLDPVLLEAAEALGATEWRRFVRVTWPLTLPGVIAGALLVFIPTLGSFLTSDLLGGAKVVLIGNLIQNQFTSGRNWPFGSALAFLLMAVVLVGMLVRLRWARDESLA